One stretch of Roseimicrobium sp. ORNL1 DNA includes these proteins:
- a CDS encoding ACT domain-containing protein, translating to MKQLTVFVPNEIGIAARLTMCLAERGVNIEEIDIEGAESQGIVTLSVDRYDEALRALVDEGFRAITQDTLLVRLDDKPGALAAVAIRLRDAGLDLRSMHILRRESGQTYASLVASDNAKAAEILRDVIVGEGRGV from the coding sequence ATGAAACAGCTCACGGTTTTTGTCCCCAATGAGATCGGCATCGCCGCACGTCTGACCATGTGCCTAGCCGAGCGTGGCGTGAACATTGAGGAGATCGACATCGAAGGTGCCGAAAGCCAGGGCATCGTCACGCTCTCCGTAGATCGTTATGATGAAGCTCTCCGCGCTCTGGTAGACGAAGGCTTCCGCGCCATCACCCAGGACACCCTGCTTGTGCGTCTGGATGACAAACCCGGTGCCCTCGCCGCCGTCGCCATCCGCCTGCGTGATGCTGGCCTCGACCTGCGCTCCATGCACATCCTGCGCCGCGAATCCGGCCAGACCTACGCCAGCCTCGTCGCTTCAGACAATGCGAAGGCCGCAGAGATTCTGCGCGATGTGATTGTGGGAGAGGGAAGAGGTGTGTGA
- a CDS encoding FAD-dependent oxidoreductase, translated as MLSLTRHRFFRSITCALAAILISPALRAETHTADVIVYGATPAGFCAAIGAAREGASVILVEPSAHIGGVNTGSLCFSDSNQMFRTHLKGVFEEFHLRMEADYKSRGVQLPYDVSVKDDHKPWTYEPHVATRVQKAMLDEAKVSVLSKKVLTSAKKDGDKLTSFTTKDGDTFSAKAFVDATYEGDLMAASGVTWVIGREGRKEFNETYAGKQYPKKPMAISGLDANGKLLPLLTANDAGAEEEGDKNVMVYSFRLCLTTKAENRVPFPAPAKYDPARFEVVRRYFAQEKKPILLWDLYPLPGDKVDANNGIGKQFSMGLVGGCNGWSEADEAGRARIWEEHKQYILELYQFLTTDPAVPQNLRDQLAAYGLCKDEFAEYGHWSPQLYVREGRRMRGAHVLTQDDVLKNPTKEDSIALASFPIDSHDCQRVARGNGEVINEGTIFPVRVPDTKRGYAYQIPYRSITPKTGECSNLLVPVALSSTHVAYSSVRVEPCWMTIGQSAGIAAAMVGKSGEPVQKLEYSKLRERLLAQKQALDLP; from the coding sequence ATGCTCTCACTGACCCGCCATCGATTTTTCCGTTCCATCACCTGCGCTCTCGCGGCCATCCTCATCTCGCCTGCCCTCCGGGCAGAAACGCACACGGCGGATGTGATTGTCTACGGTGCTACGCCTGCGGGATTCTGCGCCGCCATCGGCGCGGCGCGTGAAGGTGCCTCCGTCATCCTCGTGGAGCCCAGTGCCCACATCGGCGGCGTAAATACCGGTAGTCTATGCTTCAGCGATTCCAACCAGATGTTCCGCACGCATCTCAAAGGGGTGTTTGAGGAGTTCCATCTCCGCATGGAGGCAGACTACAAAAGCCGTGGCGTGCAGCTGCCCTACGATGTCTCCGTAAAGGACGACCACAAGCCCTGGACCTACGAGCCTCATGTTGCCACCCGCGTCCAGAAAGCCATGCTGGACGAAGCCAAGGTCAGCGTGCTGAGCAAGAAGGTGCTCACTTCCGCCAAGAAGGACGGCGACAAGCTCACCAGCTTCACCACCAAGGACGGCGATACCTTTTCCGCGAAGGCATTTGTCGATGCCACCTATGAAGGCGATCTCATGGCCGCCTCCGGCGTGACCTGGGTCATCGGCCGCGAAGGCCGCAAGGAGTTCAACGAAACCTATGCAGGCAAGCAGTACCCCAAGAAGCCCATGGCCATCTCCGGCCTGGATGCCAACGGCAAGCTGCTACCACTCCTCACCGCCAACGACGCCGGTGCCGAAGAAGAGGGCGACAAGAATGTGATGGTCTACAGCTTCCGCCTCTGCCTGACCACGAAGGCTGAGAATCGTGTACCCTTCCCCGCGCCGGCGAAGTATGACCCTGCACGCTTCGAAGTTGTACGCCGTTATTTTGCCCAGGAGAAGAAGCCCATCCTGCTCTGGGATCTCTACCCGCTCCCCGGTGACAAGGTGGATGCCAACAACGGCATCGGAAAACAATTCTCCATGGGCCTCGTGGGCGGTTGCAACGGATGGTCCGAGGCCGATGAAGCAGGGCGCGCCCGCATCTGGGAGGAGCACAAGCAGTACATCCTGGAACTCTACCAATTCCTCACTACCGACCCCGCGGTCCCGCAGAACCTGCGCGACCAGCTCGCCGCCTACGGCCTGTGCAAAGATGAGTTCGCCGAATATGGCCACTGGTCCCCGCAGCTCTACGTGCGCGAAGGTCGTCGCATGCGCGGTGCGCATGTCCTCACCCAGGACGATGTCTTGAAGAACCCGACAAAGGAAGATTCCATCGCCCTCGCCTCGTTCCCCATCGACTCCCACGACTGCCAGCGCGTGGCCCGCGGCAATGGCGAAGTCATCAACGAAGGCACCATCTTCCCCGTTCGTGTGCCCGACACGAAGCGCGGCTATGCCTACCAAATCCCCTACCGCTCCATCACTCCGAAGACCGGGGAATGCTCCAACCTCCTCGTCCCCGTGGCCCTCTCCTCCACCCACGTGGCCTACAGCTCCGTGCGCGTCGAGCCCTGCTGGATGACCATCGGCCAAAGCGCCGGCATCGCCGCCGCCATGGTTGGAAAGAGTGGCGAGCCCGTGCAAAAACTGGAATACTCCAAACTCCGCGAACGCCTCCTCGCCCAAAAACAAGCCCTCGATCTCCCGTAG
- a CDS encoding macro domain-containing protein, with translation MREAHGDLIQMALAGEFDVVVHGCNCFCTMGAGIAKQIKATFPAAYRSDCRTPKGDRNKLGTYSSAKVNDLTIVNAYTQHHWQGSGQKADYDAIRSCLTKVAADFPNARIGLPQIGAGLAGGDWKTILQIIREELGDTDTTVVYYQPPPNLSTRSEDHSHP, from the coding sequence ATTCGCGAAGCCCACGGTGACTTGATCCAAATGGCCCTTGCTGGGGAATTCGATGTTGTGGTTCACGGCTGCAATTGCTTCTGCACCATGGGTGCGGGCATCGCAAAGCAGATCAAAGCCACATTCCCTGCAGCCTATAGGTCCGACTGCAGGACACCAAAAGGCGACCGGAACAAGCTGGGCACCTATTCATCCGCAAAGGTGAATGACCTCACGATCGTAAACGCCTACACGCAACACCACTGGCAAGGTTCTGGTCAGAAAGCCGATTACGATGCCATCCGGTCATGCCTGACAAAAGTGGCCGCTGACTTTCCCAATGCCAGAATCGGACTGCCTCAGATTGGTGCAGGCTTGGCGGGCGGTGACTGGAAGACCATCCTTCAGATCATCCGGGAGGAGCTTGGTGACACAGATACTACCGTGGTTTACTATCAGCCGCCGCCAAACCTTTCCACCAGGAGTGAAGACCATTCCCATCCATGA
- a CDS encoding FAD-dependent oxidoreductase has protein sequence MKRLLLATILSLAWSSLHARPTSHTADVCVYGATPAGITAAVAAKQEGLSVVLIEPSRWLGGILGAGIKPMQDCPDPSAVGGLTTTKVFKAGNSPPQIRESFTQWLKDEGIPVIFEHRLRSADKEGTRITKIHLDNAPPDKWGIPLPNAVDDSDTVVTAKVFIDASYEGDLLPAAKVNYTSGREPQDKFNESVAGVGPPTNWTPISPFITPGDPSSGVLPLVDKDHGKPRHAGDDYTQAYNFRFYVTSDPEKRAALAVPDDYNPAQYELVGRYVEYLVKQAGDDQAKLKKQLSGIFPGWLNSGEYNYQRQSLVTMAPLGLSRFYQDGDWATKAKVWRQHVDYLRGLHHFLSTDTRVPEWFRKETSELGLNKTMHPDTEGWPHQLYVRISRRMQSDYILTHADVLNKTDEKDGVGLALYGVDIYPVRRYVALHPETEELGVATEGNMFIGGAKGTGHPYPVPYRSIVPKASECTNLLVPTCFSASFIAYASARMEPVFCVLGESSGVAAAHAIRANADVQSIDVPKLQARLLERGQVIEWKGEPAPARKP, from the coding sequence ATGAAACGCCTCCTCCTCGCCACCATCCTCTCGTTGGCATGGTCGTCCCTCCACGCCCGGCCCACCTCCCACACCGCTGACGTCTGCGTCTACGGTGCCACACCCGCAGGCATCACCGCCGCCGTCGCCGCCAAACAGGAAGGTCTCTCCGTCGTACTCATCGAGCCCAGCCGTTGGTTGGGCGGCATCCTCGGCGCCGGCATCAAGCCCATGCAGGACTGCCCCGACCCAAGCGCCGTGGGTGGACTCACCACCACCAAGGTCTTCAAAGCAGGAAACTCTCCACCCCAGATCCGCGAGTCCTTCACCCAATGGCTCAAGGACGAAGGCATCCCTGTCATCTTTGAGCATCGCCTCCGCAGCGCAGACAAGGAAGGCACGCGCATCACGAAGATTCATCTCGATAACGCACCGCCGGACAAGTGGGGTATTCCTCTTCCCAATGCCGTCGATGACTCCGACACCGTGGTCACCGCCAAAGTCTTTATCGACGCAAGTTACGAAGGCGATCTCCTTCCCGCCGCCAAGGTGAACTACACCTCCGGTCGCGAACCGCAGGACAAGTTCAACGAATCCGTCGCTGGTGTGGGCCCACCCACGAACTGGACACCTATATCACCTTTCATCACACCAGGAGATCCCTCGAGCGGCGTGCTGCCTCTGGTGGACAAGGATCACGGCAAGCCCCGCCACGCCGGCGATGACTACACCCAAGCCTACAACTTCCGTTTCTACGTCACATCCGATCCCGAGAAACGCGCTGCCCTCGCGGTTCCCGATGACTACAACCCCGCACAATACGAACTCGTGGGCCGCTACGTGGAGTATCTCGTGAAGCAAGCTGGAGATGACCAGGCGAAGCTCAAGAAACAACTCAGCGGCATCTTTCCCGGATGGCTCAATTCAGGAGAGTACAACTACCAGCGCCAGTCCCTCGTGACCATGGCTCCGCTGGGACTCAGCCGCTTCTACCAGGATGGCGACTGGGCCACCAAGGCCAAGGTGTGGCGCCAGCACGTAGACTACCTACGCGGCCTGCATCACTTCCTGAGCACGGACACACGCGTGCCCGAATGGTTCCGCAAAGAGACCTCCGAGCTTGGCCTGAACAAAACCATGCATCCCGATACGGAAGGCTGGCCTCACCAGCTCTACGTGCGCATCTCCCGCCGCATGCAGAGCGACTACATCCTCACCCACGCCGACGTGCTGAACAAGACCGATGAAAAGGACGGCGTCGGCCTCGCGCTCTACGGCGTGGATATCTATCCCGTACGCCGCTACGTGGCCCTCCATCCGGAGACCGAGGAACTCGGCGTAGCCACCGAAGGTAACATGTTCATCGGCGGCGCCAAGGGCACCGGGCATCCCTACCCCGTTCCGTACCGCAGCATCGTGCCCAAGGCTTCCGAGTGCACCAACCTCCTCGTGCCCACCTGCTTCTCCGCCAGCTTCATCGCCTACGCCTCCGCGCGCATGGAGCCCGTGTTCTGCGTGCTCGGTGAGTCCTCCGGCGTCGCCGCCGCCCACGCCATCCGCGCCAATGCCGACGTGCAGTCCATTGACGTACCAAAACTTCAGGCACGCCTGCTGGAGCGTGGACAGGTAATTGAGTGGAAGGGCGAGCCCGCTCCCGCGAGGAAACCCTGA
- a CDS encoding DUF1592 domain-containing protein gives MPAPTTRRAPLFQSLVLMGLFPTAAALHGAPVAPDQNHPGAVIYRNTCLECHGKSGEGVAGKYDDPLHGERSLESLTKRIERTMPEGKEGTCVGPDAKNVAEYIYHAFYSAEARARNAPAPLRDLAHLTNAQYRTSVADIMARFRQPLERLPNERGLKGRYSGFEVEPPLPPLHGPPRPGQKKLEPIIKEDRERPKFRMERLDSQVALNFGADSPAPGKAVSDEFSIRWEGSLVVEETGSYEFILKTENGVRLNINDFDRSLIDAWVTPGPEVREEKKSIVLIGGRIYPISIEFFKFKDKTASISLQWKPPHGVQETIPSRFLIPQRGGEVFVSSTNFPADDRSDGYERGTGMSKDWEQATTDAAIELAEYVEKRLDRLAGTKAGAPDRTDKLKDFAKRFAETAYRRPLTPEEQQIFIDGQFTKAPTPEMGVKRVVMLALKSPVFLYPGLDVPQDKLDYQIATKLALDLWDSIPDKRLLDAAAQGKLRKKEEIRSQATRMVVDLRTKAKLHGFFYQWLELERAEMISKDSKAFPDFSPAVVADLRSSLWMFIDQVIWNERSDYRELLQADYLMLNDRLAKFYGGKEKPVGSEFQRVAFDNKQRTGVLTHPYLLSSFAYTNQSSPIHRGVFITRNIVGMDIKPPPDTVKFEDAHFNPKFTMREKVTELTKSGACMGCHGTINPLGFSLENYDAIGRFRTQDNNKPVDAVSELETHDGETLKLTGPKDIAEYAVTNPSGHLAFIRHLFNHMVKQPYLAYGPETLEGLRQSFEKNQFSVQKLLQDIAVVSASQDLPEAQGTVTQK, from the coding sequence ATGCCTGCTCCCACCACACGCCGCGCCCCTCTTTTCCAATCACTTGTGCTGATGGGCTTGTTCCCCACGGCCGCGGCGCTGCATGGAGCCCCCGTCGCTCCTGACCAGAATCATCCCGGCGCCGTCATCTACCGGAATACCTGCCTGGAGTGCCACGGCAAGAGTGGCGAAGGCGTGGCCGGCAAATATGACGACCCACTTCACGGCGAACGCTCGCTGGAATCCCTGACCAAGCGCATCGAGCGCACCATGCCCGAGGGCAAGGAAGGCACCTGTGTCGGCCCGGACGCGAAGAATGTCGCGGAGTACATCTACCACGCCTTCTACTCGGCCGAGGCACGTGCCCGCAATGCCCCCGCGCCTCTGCGCGATCTCGCGCACCTGACGAATGCCCAGTACCGCACCTCCGTGGCGGACATCATGGCGCGCTTCCGCCAACCGCTCGAGCGTCTGCCCAATGAGCGCGGACTGAAAGGGCGCTACAGCGGCTTCGAAGTCGAGCCACCACTGCCCCCGCTGCACGGTCCCCCACGTCCCGGACAGAAGAAGCTGGAGCCCATCATCAAGGAAGACCGTGAACGGCCAAAGTTCCGCATGGAGCGCCTGGACTCGCAGGTGGCACTCAACTTCGGCGCCGACAGCCCCGCGCCGGGCAAAGCGGTGTCGGACGAATTCTCCATTCGCTGGGAAGGCTCCCTCGTGGTGGAAGAAACCGGCAGCTACGAGTTCATCCTGAAAACGGAGAATGGCGTGCGGCTCAACATCAATGATTTTGATCGCAGCCTCATCGATGCCTGGGTCACCCCCGGGCCGGAAGTGCGTGAGGAGAAGAAATCCATCGTTCTGATCGGCGGTCGCATCTACCCCATCAGCATCGAATTCTTCAAGTTTAAGGACAAGACCGCCTCCATCTCCCTGCAGTGGAAACCGCCGCACGGCGTGCAGGAGACCATCCCCAGCCGCTTCCTGATTCCCCAGCGCGGCGGTGAAGTCTTTGTGTCATCGACCAACTTCCCGGCCGATGATCGCAGCGATGGCTACGAACGCGGCACCGGCATGTCGAAGGACTGGGAGCAGGCCACCACCGATGCCGCGATTGAGCTGGCAGAGTATGTGGAAAAACGTCTCGACCGCCTCGCGGGCACCAAGGCCGGCGCTCCGGATCGCACCGACAAGCTCAAGGACTTCGCCAAGCGCTTCGCCGAGACCGCGTACCGCCGCCCGCTCACACCGGAGGAGCAGCAGATCTTCATCGATGGACAATTCACCAAGGCACCGACACCCGAGATGGGCGTGAAACGCGTGGTGATGCTCGCGCTGAAGTCACCCGTCTTCCTATATCCCGGCCTGGACGTTCCCCAGGACAAGCTGGACTACCAGATCGCCACGAAGCTGGCCTTGGATCTCTGGGATTCCATTCCCGACAAGCGCCTGCTCGATGCCGCCGCCCAAGGCAAACTGCGTAAGAAGGAGGAGATTCGCTCGCAGGCCACACGGATGGTCGTCGACCTCCGTACCAAGGCCAAGCTGCACGGATTCTTCTATCAGTGGCTGGAGCTCGAACGCGCGGAGATGATCTCCAAGGACTCGAAGGCCTTCCCCGACTTCAGCCCTGCCGTCGTGGCGGATCTGCGCTCGTCGTTGTGGATGTTCATCGATCAGGTGATCTGGAATGAACGCTCCGACTATCGTGAACTGCTGCAGGCCGACTACCTGATGCTCAATGATCGCCTGGCAAAATTCTATGGCGGCAAGGAGAAGCCCGTCGGCTCTGAGTTTCAGCGCGTGGCCTTCGACAACAAACAGCGCACCGGCGTGCTCACGCATCCGTATCTGCTCTCCTCTTTCGCATACACGAACCAGTCCTCACCCATTCACCGCGGCGTCTTCATCACGCGGAACATCGTGGGCATGGACATCAAGCCGCCGCCGGACACGGTGAAGTTCGAAGACGCGCACTTCAATCCGAAGTTCACCATGCGCGAGAAGGTGACGGAGCTTACCAAGTCCGGCGCCTGCATGGGCTGCCATGGCACTATCAATCCTCTCGGCTTCAGCCTGGAGAACTACGACGCCATTGGCCGCTTCCGCACGCAGGACAACAACAAGCCGGTCGATGCCGTGAGCGAACTGGAAACACACGACGGCGAGACGCTCAAGCTCACCGGCCCGAAGGACATCGCGGAATATGCTGTCACCAATCCCTCCGGCCACCTCGCGTTCATCCGGCACCTTTTCAACCACATGGTGAAGCAGCCCTACCTCGCCTATGGCCCTGAGACCCTGGAAGGCCTGCGCCAGTCGTTTGAAAAGAACCAGTTCAGCGTGCAGAAGCTGCTGCAGGACATCGCCGTGGTGTCAGCCTCGCAAGACCTGCCTGAGGCGCAGGGAACCGTGACGCAGAAGTAA
- a CDS encoding histidine decarboxylase has product MKSGSSALGPPVLPPAERERLDELYARLSDLKPGNIGYPCNQNFDYSELFRFLEFSANNVGDPFNATNYRLNTQDFEREVLADFARYTRAPENEWWGYVNNGGTEGNMYGLYVARELYPEGICYFSEDTHYSVAKILRLQHTRNIMLKSQPNGELDYDDLHETLRIHRDVPPIIFANIGTTMKGAVDDLAKIRGVLDDLAIPNVYIHADAALSGMILPFVDAPQAWDFADGADSIAISGHKFLGSPLPCGVALARKKNVDRIARSIEYVGALDTTIAGSRSAFTPLMLWYRLRVLGDAGLRKLVQGCLENAEYAVNKLNEAGIAAWRNTNSVTVVFPRPPASLMQKWIIAPKKDIGHLITMPHVTKECIDAFVSDFTATLAGKPLT; this is encoded by the coding sequence ATGAAATCGGGTTCCTCCGCACTCGGTCCCCCGGTCCTGCCCCCCGCCGAACGGGAACGGTTGGACGAGCTTTACGCACGGCTCTCCGACCTGAAGCCCGGGAACATCGGCTACCCCTGCAACCAGAATTTCGACTACTCGGAGCTCTTCCGCTTCCTCGAGTTCAGCGCGAACAATGTCGGCGATCCATTCAACGCCACCAACTACCGGCTGAACACCCAGGACTTCGAGCGCGAAGTACTCGCTGACTTCGCCCGCTACACCCGCGCTCCGGAAAACGAATGGTGGGGCTACGTGAACAACGGCGGCACGGAAGGCAACATGTACGGCCTCTATGTCGCCCGCGAGCTCTATCCGGAAGGCATCTGCTATTTCAGCGAAGACACGCACTACAGCGTCGCGAAGATCCTGCGGCTCCAGCACACCCGCAATATCATGCTGAAGAGCCAGCCCAATGGTGAACTGGACTATGATGACCTGCACGAAACCCTGCGCATCCACCGCGATGTCCCGCCCATCATCTTCGCCAACATCGGCACCACCATGAAGGGCGCGGTGGATGACCTTGCCAAGATCCGCGGCGTGCTCGATGACCTCGCGATTCCCAATGTCTACATCCATGCGGACGCCGCCCTGAGCGGCATGATTCTACCCTTCGTGGATGCGCCGCAAGCATGGGACTTCGCCGACGGCGCAGACAGCATCGCCATCAGCGGTCACAAGTTCCTCGGCTCTCCCCTTCCCTGCGGCGTGGCCCTCGCGAGGAAGAAGAACGTGGACCGCATCGCCCGCTCCATCGAGTACGTGGGTGCGCTGGATACCACCATCGCCGGCTCACGCAGTGCTTTCACGCCGCTCATGCTCTGGTATCGCCTCCGCGTGCTCGGTGATGCTGGACTCAGGAAACTGGTACAAGGTTGCCTGGAGAATGCGGAGTACGCCGTGAACAAACTCAACGAGGCAGGCATCGCCGCTTGGCGGAATACCAACTCCGTGACCGTGGTCTTTCCCCGTCCTCCGGCCTCCCTCATGCAGAAGTGGATCATCGCGCCAAAGAAGGACATCGGCCACCTCATCACCATGCCTCACGTCACGAAGGAATGTATCGATGCCTTTGTGTCCGATTTCACCGCCACCCTGGCAGGCAAGCCGCTCACCTGA